Genomic segment of Ignavibacteriales bacterium:
GGAAAAGCTGGTTATGCAATTTACTCTTCTAAATTCGCTCCACATTTAGGACATACTTTATCTTCTTCTCCAACCTCAGCTTTACATATGGAACATTGCCATCCATCGGACTCTGGGTTTTTCTCACCCCCGCCTAATTCATTCTTTTCTGCGGCTTTTTTAAGTAATTTTTTAATTGCTTTATTTGCATATACAAAGTTTGTCCCATAGTTTTTAACTGATACACCGTTCGAGTCTTTAGAGTTTATATCTGCTCCTTTTTCCAGCAATACTTTTACCATTTCCTCATTCAATTCTTCCACAGCTACTCGTAATAAACTTTTTTTGTCGCCTGACAAAAGCATATTTATATCCGCACCTTGTTCAATTAATTTTTTTAACATTTCTGTTCTATTGTTTTTTACAGCAGTTATAAGCGACGACTCATCTATTGCGGCTTTTTTTTCAAGGAGTAAATCAAATATTTTAACATTATTATAGACTACTGAGTATGCAAGGGCAGTAGCATACTTTTTATCAGTTAAATTAATATTAACTCCATTCTTAATTAA
This window contains:
- a CDS encoding ankyrin repeat domain-containing protein, whose protein sequence is MFEEALKDNPLLSYFIIFLIFSAILAIIRWIVILYKKGIDTASKTEFIKAAEKGLLAECTRLSDNGTDVNQTTKLGNTALIMACRSGQFETVKFLISKGADINRLGEDNQTALMNAIFHNKESTFEIVDFLIKNGVNINLTDKKYATALAYSVVYNNVKIFDLLLEKKAAIDESSLITAVKNNRTEMLKKLIEQGADINMLLSGDKKSLLRVAVEELNEEMVKVLLEKGADINSKDSNGVSVKNYGTNFVYANKAIKKLLKKAAEKNELGGGEKNPESDGWQCSICKAEVGEEDKVCPKCGANLEE